The Myxococcota bacterium genome contains a region encoding:
- a CDS encoding FYDLN acid domain-containing protein: protein MDAARKTKLGQKWVCYSCQAKFYDMQKPEPRCPKCGADQRQSPAFEKPKRTRAKKAAAPAPKKAVKPPPPVEESEDLDTPIDPEDLEIEDIEIDDPGAGATAEPAEIEEPEEEPADEED from the coding sequence TGCCGCCCGAAAAACGAAGCTCGGCCAGAAGTGGGTCTGCTATTCGTGCCAGGCCAAGTTCTACGACATGCAGAAGCCGGAGCCGCGCTGTCCCAAGTGCGGCGCCGACCAGCGCCAGTCACCCGCCTTCGAGAAGCCCAAGCGCACGCGCGCCAAGAAGGCCGCGGCCCCGGCGCCGAAGAAGGCCGTGAAGCCGCCGCCGCCGGTCGAGGAGAGCGAAGACCTCGACACGCCGATCGATCCGGAGGACCTCGAGATCGAGGACATCGAGATCGACGATCCGGGTGCAGGAGCCACCGCCGAGCCCGCCGAGATCGAAGAGCCCGAGGAAGAGCCGGCGGACGAGGAGGACTAG
- a CDS encoding ROK family protein, whose amino-acid sequence MAGANTGPGILLGIDIGGTKLNVALGRATGDLVREARIDDWTSGDAKRDLDKIADTARELLTAARLDARELAAIGVSAPGPLDPSTGVVRDAPNLRGWHEVAISAHLTRAFGRRVRLENDANAAALAEWRFGSGRGSRAFAFLTMSTGVGAGFVLDGALYRGARFGAGEVGHMPVIAQGLECVCGLRGCLEVYTGGGALAARMRAELAAGTRSRILDHAGGDPHAARPEHWIMALREGDPYARALADSYLDVLAQGIAILILALDLDRIGLGTMVARNPELLLEPLRERVYRRVWPRLRDTQLVPAALGPRLSAYAGLSTALLELESPASSSP is encoded by the coding sequence TTGGCAGGCGCGAACACCGGGCCGGGGATCCTGCTCGGGATCGACATCGGTGGAACCAAGCTGAACGTTGCGCTCGGGCGCGCCACGGGCGACCTGGTGCGCGAGGCGCGCATCGACGACTGGACGAGCGGCGACGCGAAGCGCGACCTGGACAAGATCGCAGACACGGCGCGCGAGCTCTTGACTGCCGCGCGGCTCGACGCGCGCGAGCTGGCCGCGATCGGAGTGTCTGCGCCGGGCCCGCTCGATCCGTCGACCGGCGTGGTGCGCGACGCGCCGAACCTGCGCGGCTGGCACGAGGTGGCGATCTCGGCTCACCTGACTCGCGCGTTCGGGCGGCGCGTGCGACTCGAGAACGACGCCAACGCGGCGGCGCTCGCCGAGTGGCGCTTCGGCTCGGGGCGCGGCTCGCGCGCGTTCGCGTTTCTCACCATGAGCACCGGCGTGGGCGCGGGCTTCGTGCTCGACGGCGCGCTGTATCGCGGCGCGCGCTTCGGCGCCGGCGAGGTGGGTCACATGCCGGTCATCGCGCAGGGGCTCGAGTGTGTGTGCGGACTGCGCGGCTGTCTCGAGGTCTACACCGGCGGCGGCGCGCTCGCGGCGCGCATGCGCGCGGAGCTGGCCGCGGGCACGCGCTCGCGCATCCTCGATCACGCGGGCGGTGACCCGCACGCGGCGCGCCCCGAGCACTGGATCATGGCGCTGCGCGAGGGCGACCCCTACGCCCGCGCGCTCGCGGACTCGTATCTCGACGTGCTGGCGCAGGGCATCGCGATCCTGATCCTCGCCCTCGACCTGGACCGAATCGGCCTGGGCACCATGGTGGCGCGCAATCCGGAGCTGTTGCTCGAGCCGCTGCGCGAGCGCGTCTACCGGCGCGTGTGGCCGAGGCTGCGCGACACACAGCTCGTGCCCGCCGCGCTCGGCCCGCGGCTCAGCGCCTACGCGGGCTTGTCGACCGCGCTGCTCGAGCTCGAGTCGCCGGCGTCCTCCTCGCCGTAG
- a CDS encoding family 10 glycosylhydrolase, with amino-acid sequence MAALAAALVALSCSRGHRPVGAGGPVGLWVLAEGSERALESPDKIAQLVERAQKLGASDLFVQVHRAGRAWFPSSHADDAPYRAIRAAHPDAPEPLADVIAQAHAHGIRVHAWFNCLALAANKDAPIVQKLGRDAVQVDREGRSLLDYPEGNVPPPDAKYLELETPGYWLDPAVPGVVQFLAATVDDLARAAPDLDGLHLDYIRYPYALPMTPGSRFRGLDFGYGEVAKARFTAENGSFELGDKWDEFRRARVGELVAELRAHMPKKWKLSAAVLSYADRAYLTSMQDWRAWLEDGRLDFAVAMAYTRDERLLRYETRALHFGVGGDKLWLGLGAWLLADDPARLAGQIALARALEPPGIALFSYDALVAKPAALESLSGK; translated from the coding sequence ATGGCAGCTCTCGCGGCGGCGCTCGTCGCGCTCTCGTGCTCGCGCGGGCACCGCCCGGTGGGTGCGGGGGGCCCCGTGGGCCTGTGGGTGCTGGCCGAGGGCAGCGAACGCGCGCTCGAGTCACCCGACAAGATCGCGCAGCTCGTGGAGCGCGCGCAGAAGCTCGGCGCGAGCGACCTGTTCGTGCAGGTGCACCGCGCGGGCCGCGCTTGGTTCCCGTCGAGTCACGCCGACGACGCGCCCTATCGCGCCATCCGGGCCGCGCACCCGGATGCGCCCGAGCCGCTGGCCGACGTGATCGCGCAGGCGCACGCGCACGGCATCCGCGTGCACGCCTGGTTCAACTGCCTGGCGCTGGCCGCGAACAAGGACGCGCCCATCGTGCAGAAGCTCGGGCGCGACGCGGTGCAGGTCGACCGCGAAGGCCGGAGCCTGCTCGACTACCCGGAAGGCAACGTGCCGCCGCCCGACGCCAAGTACCTGGAGCTCGAGACGCCGGGCTACTGGCTCGACCCGGCGGTGCCGGGCGTGGTGCAGTTCCTCGCGGCCACGGTCGACGACCTGGCGCGCGCCGCGCCCGACCTGGACGGCCTGCACCTCGACTACATCCGCTACCCCTACGCGCTGCCAATGACTCCCGGCTCGCGCTTCCGGGGGCTCGATTTCGGCTACGGCGAGGTCGCGAAGGCGCGCTTCACGGCCGAGAACGGCAGCTTCGAGCTCGGCGACAAGTGGGACGAGTTCCGGCGCGCGCGCGTGGGCGAGCTGGTCGCCGAGCTGCGCGCGCACATGCCGAAGAAGTGGAAGCTCTCGGCCGCCGTGCTGTCGTACGCCGACCGCGCGTATCTCACGTCGATGCAGGACTGGCGCGCGTGGCTCGAGGACGGCCGCCTCGACTTCGCCGTGGCCATGGCCTACACGCGCGACGAGCGGCTCCTGCGCTACGAGACGCGCGCGCTCCACTTCGGCGTGGGCGGCGACAAGCTGTGGCTCGGGCTGGGCGCGTGGCTTTTGGCCGACGACCCGGCGCGCCTCGCCGGCCAGATCGCGCTGGCGCGCGCGCTCGAGCCGCCCGGCATCGCCCTCTTCTCCTACGACGCGCTGGTGGCCAAGCCCGCCGCGCTCGAGTCACTGAGCGGAAAATGA
- the queA gene encoding tRNA preQ1(34) S-adenosylmethionine ribosyltransferase-isomerase QueA produces the protein MSRGDLEFELPPELVAQEPIAPRDAARLLLLERATGALSELRFSDLASQARPEDLFVVNDTRVVPAKLRGTKSSGGKAEALLLQRRPDGDWTALVKVRGRVVAGLELVFGELGARVVEVLPGGACRLALAAPEGVEPDALLDRIGEAPLPPYIRRDSARARDLADYQTVFAREPGAVAAPTASLHFTEALAARLRLARVTLHVGPGTFRPMRCERPEDHVLEPERFAVPEATAQAIADARAAGGRVVAVGTTVVRALETTGGAAGAGETKLLVLPGHEFRAVDSLVTNFHLPGSSLLALVMAFAGVEATKRAYAHAIAARFRFYSYGDALWIR, from the coding sequence ATCTCGCGCGGCGACCTCGAGTTCGAGCTCCCGCCCGAGCTGGTCGCGCAGGAGCCGATCGCGCCGCGCGACGCGGCGCGCCTCCTTTTGCTCGAGCGCGCGACCGGAGCCTTGTCGGAGCTGCGCTTCTCGGACCTCGCGAGTCAGGCGCGGCCCGAGGACCTGTTCGTCGTGAACGACACGCGCGTGGTGCCCGCAAAGCTGCGCGGCACGAAGTCGAGCGGCGGCAAGGCCGAGGCGCTGCTCTTGCAGCGCCGGCCCGACGGTGACTGGACCGCGCTCGTGAAGGTGCGCGGCCGGGTCGTGGCGGGGCTCGAGCTCGTGTTCGGGGAGCTCGGCGCGCGCGTGGTCGAGGTGCTGCCAGGTGGCGCCTGCCGACTCGCGCTGGCGGCACCGGAGGGCGTCGAGCCCGACGCGCTGCTCGACCGGATCGGCGAGGCCCCCCTGCCCCCGTACATCCGGCGTGACTCGGCGCGCGCCCGGGACCTGGCCGACTACCAGACGGTGTTCGCGCGCGAGCCGGGCGCGGTGGCCGCGCCCACCGCGTCGCTCCACTTCACGGAAGCGCTGGCCGCGCGCCTGCGCCTGGCGCGAGTCACTCTGCACGTGGGCCCCGGCACGTTCCGGCCCATGCGCTGCGAGCGCCCCGAGGACCACGTGCTCGAGCCCGAGCGCTTCGCCGTGCCCGAGGCGACCGCGCAAGCGATCGCCGACGCGCGCGCGGCCGGCGGCCGCGTGGTCGCCGTGGGCACCACCGTGGTGCGCGCGCTCGAGACCACGGGCGGCGCTGCGGGCGCGGGCGAGACCAAGCTCTTGGTGCTCCCGGGCCATGAGTTCCGCGCGGTCGACTCCCTGGTCACGAACTTCCACCTGCCCGGCTCGAGCCTGCTCGCGCTGGTGATGGCCTTCGCGGGCGTCGAGGCCACGAAGCGCGCCTACGCGCACGCCATCGCGGCGCGCTTCCGGTTCTACTCCTACGGGGACGCGCTGTGGATCCGGTGA
- a CDS encoding lytic transglycosylase domain-containing protein, whose amino-acid sequence MGKTLCIALVLSLLAALSARADDAELVARLREASDLRDQGKYGDAAKKLGKLAEGELAAPVGLARARLLRADGKAEEAAHVAEAAAAQIPADEIRAHLYAELASIYLERGDLKSAHEAEHAAADATRSSEYAAQLAVELAKAYESRGLSAEALELYTRVWQRYPLTSSAETAFVRASAIAAASGAPAPPPAALVARADKLRESFRCDAALPLYETLLARPDTAAVQKPGLERGRADCLFMARRYTDAVDAYRALAKRDPKDFESRFQEARALARSGSRDPAVAALEKLLKTKDELERARVRSLLAVILEDKEPAKALEQLRKVERQTAAPNLASDARWSLAWADLRAGGGLEAAPLLDKLATGPSDDVEVQRARYWRAVARAESDDETRRAEGTAQLQELARDLPLAYYGMLAAERVGESPVDKPLLSPRAPTTEAPALRRARLLVDGGFPELASDEVESYADGAKLDREARIQTARLLHRTGDSFRALKVIDEGFGGTLDQGIDPGWREAWELAWPRPFGEWVSGATREFAFDPALVWAIMREESAYRAQVSSPAGALGLMQLMPQTGGRVAGELGLSGFVAERLYDPETNIRLGTYYLRSLIERFGGSRPFAIASYNAGPDAVGRWLEKDAQVKPDVFVESVTYGETRRYLRRVLRSYRVYQLLYGDEVRPPAPPAAVAAPPPEEAQREAVSGR is encoded by the coding sequence ATGGGGAAGACGCTGTGCATCGCGCTCGTGCTGTCGCTCCTGGCCGCGCTGTCTGCGCGCGCGGACGACGCCGAGCTGGTCGCGCGCCTGCGCGAGGCGAGCGACCTGCGCGACCAGGGCAAGTACGGCGACGCCGCCAAGAAGCTGGGCAAGCTCGCCGAGGGCGAGCTCGCGGCGCCGGTCGGGCTGGCGCGCGCGCGGCTGTTGCGCGCCGACGGCAAGGCCGAGGAAGCCGCGCACGTGGCCGAAGCCGCGGCCGCGCAGATCCCCGCCGACGAGATCCGCGCGCACTTGTACGCGGAGCTGGCCTCGATCTATCTCGAGCGCGGCGACCTGAAGAGCGCCCACGAGGCCGAGCACGCCGCGGCCGACGCGACGCGCAGCTCGGAGTACGCCGCGCAGCTCGCGGTCGAGCTGGCCAAGGCCTACGAGTCACGCGGGCTCTCCGCCGAAGCGCTCGAGCTCTACACGCGCGTGTGGCAGCGCTATCCGCTCACGTCCTCGGCCGAGACCGCGTTCGTGCGCGCCAGCGCCATCGCCGCCGCGAGTGGCGCCCCGGCGCCTCCGCCCGCGGCCCTGGTGGCGCGCGCGGACAAGCTGCGCGAGTCGTTCCGCTGCGACGCGGCGCTGCCGCTGTACGAGACACTCCTGGCGCGGCCCGACACGGCCGCGGTGCAGAAGCCGGGCCTCGAGCGCGGGCGCGCCGACTGCCTGTTCATGGCGCGGCGCTACACCGACGCGGTCGACGCCTACCGCGCGCTCGCCAAGCGCGACCCCAAGGACTTCGAGTCGCGCTTCCAGGAGGCGCGCGCGCTGGCGCGCAGCGGCTCGCGCGATCCCGCGGTCGCGGCGCTCGAGAAGCTGCTGAAGACCAAGGACGAGCTCGAGCGCGCGCGCGTGCGCTCGCTCCTGGCGGTGATCCTCGAAGACAAGGAGCCCGCGAAGGCGCTCGAGCAGCTGCGCAAGGTCGAGAGACAGACCGCCGCGCCGAACCTCGCGTCCGATGCGCGCTGGTCACTGGCCTGGGCCGACCTGCGCGCGGGCGGCGGGCTCGAGGCGGCGCCGCTGCTCGACAAGCTGGCGACGGGCCCGTCGGACGACGTCGAGGTGCAGCGCGCGCGCTACTGGCGCGCGGTCGCCCGCGCCGAGTCCGACGACGAGACACGCCGCGCCGAGGGCACGGCCCAGCTGCAGGAGCTCGCGCGCGATCTCCCGCTTGCGTACTACGGCATGCTGGCCGCGGAGCGGGTGGGCGAGAGCCCGGTCGACAAGCCACTGCTCAGCCCGCGCGCGCCCACGACCGAAGCTCCGGCGCTGCGCCGCGCGCGCCTGCTGGTCGACGGCGGCTTCCCGGAGCTCGCGTCCGACGAGGTCGAGAGCTACGCCGACGGCGCGAAGCTCGACCGAGAGGCGCGCATCCAGACCGCGCGTCTCTTGCACCGCACGGGTGACTCGTTCCGCGCGCTGAAGGTGATCGACGAAGGCTTTGGCGGCACGCTCGACCAGGGCATCGACCCGGGCTGGCGCGAGGCCTGGGAGCTGGCCTGGCCGCGCCCGTTCGGCGAGTGGGTGAGTGGCGCCACGCGCGAGTTCGCGTTCGACCCGGCGCTGGTGTGGGCGATCATGCGCGAGGAGAGCGCCTACCGCGCGCAGGTCAGCTCGCCGGCGGGGGCGCTGGGGCTCATGCAGCTCATGCCGCAGACCGGGGGCAGGGTGGCAGGGGAGCTGGGCCTGTCCGGGTTCGTGGCCGAGCGCCTGTACGATCCCGAGACCAACATTCGCCTCGGCACCTACTACCTGCGCTCGCTGATCGAGCGCTTCGGGGGCTCGCGGCCGTTCGCGATCGCGTCGTACAACGCCGGGCCCGACGCCGTCGGCCGCTGGCTCGAGAAGGACGCGCAGGTCAAGCCCGACGTGTTCGTCGAGTCAGTCACCTACGGCGAGACACGGCGCTACCTGCGGCGCGTGCTGCGCTCGTACCGCGTGTACCAGCTGCTCTACGGCGACGAGGTGCGGCCTCCCGCGCCGCCTGCCGCGGTCGCCGCACCGCCCCCGGAAGAGGCTCAACGCGAGGCCGTGTCGGGCCGATAG
- the tgt gene encoding tRNA guanosine(34) transglycosylase Tgt: MTPSFALRAQDGAARTGRLVTPHGVLETPAFFPVATFGAVRGLSPDELRRVGVQGVLANTYHLHLRPGEELVAAHGGLHGFVGWDGPMLTDSGGFQVFSLDAFCRRSEAGVEFKSPHDGALVFLTPEKAVEIQEKLGADLIVVLDEFGEIKPGEPEDLARTRASLERTLRWAARGQAVRRRTDQLLFGIIQGGGSPELRAESAARTAELGFAAFAIGGLGVGESAGARAELVTHAIGPLPPAAPRYLMGLGLPEDLVAAVARGVDLFDCVVPTRHGRHGSVFTSRGRLNLRNARHRDERGPIDPACVCPVCARFSRAYLRHLLGAGDSLAARLLSLHNLAYYMTLLRELREAIEAGRLDAFSAGWRAAYGEEDAGDSSSSSAVDKPA; encoded by the coding sequence GTGACTCCGAGCTTCGCGCTCCGCGCACAGGACGGCGCGGCGCGCACCGGGCGGCTCGTGACGCCGCACGGCGTGCTCGAGACACCGGCCTTCTTCCCGGTGGCCACGTTCGGCGCGGTGCGCGGACTCTCGCCCGACGAGCTGCGCCGTGTGGGCGTGCAGGGCGTACTCGCCAACACCTATCACCTGCACCTGCGGCCGGGCGAAGAGCTCGTGGCCGCCCACGGCGGGCTGCACGGCTTCGTGGGCTGGGACGGCCCGATGCTCACCGACTCGGGCGGCTTCCAGGTGTTCTCGCTCGACGCGTTCTGTCGGCGCAGCGAGGCCGGGGTGGAGTTCAAGAGCCCCCACGACGGCGCGCTCGTGTTCCTGACTCCCGAGAAGGCGGTCGAGATCCAGGAGAAGCTCGGCGCCGACCTGATCGTGGTGCTCGACGAGTTCGGCGAGATCAAGCCGGGCGAGCCCGAGGACCTGGCCCGTACGCGGGCGAGCCTGGAACGAACCCTGCGCTGGGCCGCGCGCGGCCAGGCGGTGCGCCGGCGCACGGACCAGCTCCTGTTCGGGATCATCCAGGGCGGCGGGTCGCCCGAGCTGCGCGCCGAGAGCGCAGCGCGCACGGCCGAGCTCGGCTTCGCGGCGTTCGCGATCGGGGGCTTGGGCGTGGGCGAGTCAGCCGGCGCGCGCGCCGAGCTCGTGACTCACGCGATCGGCCCGCTGCCGCCCGCCGCGCCGCGCTATCTCATGGGCCTGGGCCTGCCCGAGGACCTGGTCGCGGCCGTGGCGCGCGGCGTCGACCTGTTCGACTGCGTGGTCCCGACCCGCCACGGGCGACACGGCTCGGTGTTCACCAGCCGCGGGCGCCTGAACCTGCGCAACGCCCGTCACCGCGACGAGCGCGGCCCGATCGACCCGGCGTGCGTGTGCCCGGTGTGCGCGCGCTTCTCGCGCGCCTATCTGCGGCACCTGCTGGGCGCGGGTGACTCCCTCGCGGCGCGGCTGCTCTCGCTGCACAACCTGGCCTACTACATGACGCTCCTGCGCGAGCTGCGCGAGGCGATCGAGGCCGGACGGCTCGACGCCTTCAGCGCTGGCTGGCGCGCGGCCTACGGCGAGGAGGACGCCGGCGACTCGAGCTCGAGCAGCGCGGTCGACAAGCCCGCGTAG